GCTTGATGCAGGGCGACGCCGCCGCCCGCGGCCGGGGATCGATCACCGAGGCGCTACTTCACGACGCAGGTTTTATCCAATGAATAGCATAGAAGAAATTATCGGCGATCTGCGCCTGGGTAAGATGGTCATCATCATGGACGACGAAGACCGGGAAAACGAGGGCGACTTATTGATGGCGGCGGAATTCGTCCGCCCGGAAGACATCAATTTCATGGCCAAGTACGGCCGCGGCCTGATCTGTTTAACCTTGACCCGCGAACGTTGCCAGCAATTGCGCTTGCCGTTGATGGTCAACGACAACCGCACGCCTTACACCACCAATTTCACCGTTTCGATCGAAGCGGCCGAGGGCGTTACCACCGGCATTTCCGCGGCGGACCGGGCGTTGACGGTGCAAGCCGCAGTGGCCAAGCATGCCCAACCCGGCGATTTGGTGCAGCCCGGCCATATTTTTCCGCTGATGGCGCAGGCCGGCGGCGTGTTGAACCGGGCCGGGCATACCGAAGCCGGTTGCGATCTGGCGCGATTGGCAGGCGTGGAACCGGCGGCGGTAATTGTCGAAATTCTGAACGACGACGGCTCTATGGCCCGCCGTCCCGACCTGGAGGCGTTTGCCGAACGCCACAACCTGAAAATCGGCACAATTGCCGATTTGATCCATTACCGGATCAAACACGAAAATACGCTGGAACGCATCAGCGAGTGCGTTTACCCGACCGAGTTCGGCGATTTCCGGTTATACGCCTACCAGGATTGCAACGACGACAACGTCCACTTGGCCTTGGTCATGGGCGACGTGGCCGGCGACGAACCGGTCTTGGTGCGGGTACATGCGCGTAACCTGATCGACGATTTGCTGTTTTCCAAGCGCAGCGATTGCAGCCTGCCGGTGCGCGAGGCGCTGAAAAACATCGCCGAGGCCGGCCGCGGCGTCTTGGTGCTGATCCGGCAAAAAGAAAACAACAAAGATTTGGTCGAATTGATCCACAGCTATCAAATGCAGGACCACGGCGTCAAACACGGCCGCGATCTCAGCGCCGACGCCGATTGGCGTACCACCGGCGCCGGCTCGCGGATTTTGTCCGATCTGGGCGTGCGCCGGCTCAAGGTGATGGGCGCGCAGAAAAAATATATAGGCTTGTCCGGTTTCGATTTGGAAGTGGTCGAACATATCGATGCCGGCAACTAAATCCAGGTAATTTCAATTTCTCATCCATTAGGTAAATACATGGCAACAGTGACTACCGTCGAAGGTAATTTTTCCGCGCAAGGCGGCAAGTTTTGCATCGTCTCTTCGCGCTTCAACAGCTTTATCGTCGAACAATTGGAAGGCGGTGCGATCGATGCGTTGGTGCGCCACGGCGCCGACCGCAACGATATTACGCTGGTCAAGGCGCCCGGCGCCTTCGAACTGCCGATGGTGGTGCAACGCATTGCCGCCGGCAAAAAATACGATGCGATTATCGCTTTGGGCGCGGTAATCCGCGGCGGCACGCCGCATTTCGAATACGTGGCCGGCGAATGCGTCAAAGGCATCGCCCAGGTTGCATTGCAATACGATATCCCGGTCGCATTCGGCGTGTTGACGGTGGATAGCATCGAGCAGGCGATCGAACGCGCCGGCACCAAAGCCGGCAACAAAGGCGCCGAAGCCGCCCTGTCCGCGATCGAAATGGTCAGCCTGTTCCAGGCCTTGAACGGCAACCAGGGCAGTTAATGAGCCAGGCAAAAACCAACGCCAGAAAATGTGCGGTGCAGGCCTTGTACCAATGGCAGATGTCGGGCGACAGTCTGACCCGGATCGAGACCTATTTTCTGGAAGAAGAGCATTTGAAAGGCGCCCAGAAAACCTATTTCAGCGAACTGTTCCACGGCGTGCCGAAACAACTGGACGTGATCGACGCCGCGTTGGCCGAATTCGTCGACCGGCCGGTGGAGAAAATCGATCCGGTAGAACGGGCCATCCTGCGCATCGGCGCTTACGAATTGATCAACCGCCTGGAGACGCCGTACAAGGTCATCATCAACGAGGGCGTCAATCTGGCCAAGGATTTCGGCGCCGACGGCAGCCACAAATACGTCAACGGTATTTTGGATAAGGTGGCGCAGAAGCAACGCGCGCAGGAAATCGCCGCCAAACAGCGCCACAAATCCGGCGACTGATGGCGCTCGGCGAATTCGACCTGATCCGGCGCTTCTTCGCCGGAACTGCGTTGCAACACCCGTTCAACCAACTCGGCATCGGCGACGACTGCGCTTTGCTGAATCTGCCGGACAGCTACCAAATCGCCGTAACCGCCGACACCATGGTCGAGAACGTGCATTTTTTTGCCGATGTCGATCCGAATGCCTTGGGGCATAAGGTATTGGCCGTCAACCTCAGCGATTTGGCGGCGATGGGTGCGGAGCCGTTTGCGGTGACGTTGGCATTGACCTTGCCAAAAGTCGACGAAGCCTGGTTGCAAGGCTTTGCCGATGGTTTTCTGGCACTGGCCGGGCAATACCGCGTGGATCTGGTCGGCGGCGATACTACCGCCGGACCGCTAACCTTGACGGTACAGGCGATGGGCGCAGTGCCGCGCGGCCAAGCTTTGCTAAGGTCCGGGGCTAGGCCCGGCGATTTGATTTTCGTCAGCGGTCCGCTCGGTAATGCCGGCTTGGGCTTGAAAATCAGGCAGGGTTTGCCGGGCGCCGACGGCGGTTTGGCCTTACAAAGTTTCGACCGGCCGCTGCCGCGAATCGAAATAGGCCTGGCCCTGCGCGGCGTTGCCAGCGCCTGTATCGATATTTCCGACGGTTTGGCGGCCGACCTGGGCCATATTCTGCAACAGAGCGGCGTCGGCGCTGTGATCGATTGGGACAATCTGCCGTTGTCGGCGCCGGTGCGCGAGTACATTGCAACCAGCTCGGACTGGACCCTGCCGTTGAGCGCCGGCGACGACTACGAACTGTGTTTCACCGTGCCGATGGCCGCGGCGGCAAAGGTGCCGTCCGGTTGCCACTGCGTCGGCGCCGTCGAGGCCGAGTCCGGTTTGCGCATTCGCCGGGCAGGGCGTATCGAGCAACTCCAGGCCAGAGGGTATCAGCATTTTGCTTAGAGAATATTACGGTAACAACCGGTTAAGTGCCCGGCAAATCCTTTGCGACCCGGTATTGTTTTTGGCCTTCGGGTTCGGTTCCGGCTTGTCGCGGTTCATGCCCGGCACGTTCGGTACCGCTGCCGCGATTCCGCTGTATCTGTTATTGGCTCAAACCGGCAGCGTCGTCTACGCCGTGGTGACCATGGTCGCCATCGTGGCCGGTGTGGCAATTTGCGGCCGCGCCGCGCACAAGCTTGGCGTGCACGATTTCGGCGGTATCGTCTGGGACGAGATTGCCGGCTTCCTGGTGACCATGCTCGGCGTTTCCCTGTCTTGGCAGAGCCTGCTGGCCGGATTCGCGCTATTCCGGCTATTCGATATTCTGAAGCCTTGGCCGATCAAATGGCTGGACCGCCAAGTCGACGGTGGCTTGGGCATCATGCTCGACGATGTCGCCGCCGGCGGCGTTGCCTGCCTGATCCTGCATTACTGGTTTTGAAGCGGTTGGCTTACTTCGCTGGCCTTACGCCGGCTTCGCTACTGCCCTTGCGGGCGGTTGACCCCTAATCGTTGCCGAGACTAGAATCCGAACGCGGCTGGCTTCTCGGAGTCAAGCCGGCTTTGCTGGCGGCAAACGAACATTGCATTGGTTTGCCGAATCCAAATTACAACAACAATAACGAGGTAAAAGATATGAATTCGAAACTGGTACTTGGAGCTTCGCTGGCGGCATTGCTAAATGCCGGCATCGTATCGGCCGATTGGGATTTTGCAGGCGGTAAAGGGATAGGCTCAGCCTGTAAGGGGCTGCCTAGCCACGCTGCGTTGAAAACTGCGTTGGATCAGGCGGTCAGCGCCGAAACCAGCGGTTTGAATCTGCATATGTGGGCGACTATCGTCAACCGCGACGGCGTGGTTTGTGCCGTGGCATATTCCGGTATCAACCGTGCGGCGCAGTGGCCGGCCAGCCGGGTGATTTCCGCACAGAAAGCCAATACCGCCAATTCCTTGAGCCTGGATTCGTCATCGGCTTCGGCCGGTTCCGGCATGAATAAAGGTTTGGCTTTGTCGACCGCGAATTTATATTCGGCAGTCCAGCCGGGCGGCAGCTTATTCGGCCTGCAAGAGAGCAATCCGGTCAATACCGAAGCGGCTTATGGCGGTAACCAGGGCCTGTACGGTACGCCGGTCGATCCGTTGGTCGGTAAAAAAATCGGCGGCGTCAACGTGTTCGGCGGCGGCCTTGGTTTGTATGCTGCAGGGCAAACCCTGGTCGGCGGCGTCGGTTTGAGCGGCGATACTTCGTGTGCGGACCACAATATCGCCTGGCGGGTCAGAAACAATTTGGGTCTGGATCATATCCACGGTGTAGGTGGCGTCAGCGGCGATGCGCTACGCCCGGATAACATCGTTTACGATATCGGTGCCGATGGCAAAAGTGCCGGCGGCTTCGGTCATCCGACTTGCCTGAACAGCACCAGCGCCGCAGAATTGCCGGCCGGCATTCCTTAACGCTGCAGAGGGAGTGCCCGCAGGTTTTCGCGGGCATGGCGGTGTAGCCTAAACCGCCTTCGCTTCGCCAGGTGCCGTCGAAAACGGCACCTTTCTCGATACCCGGAGCGGATTCGTTCCGGGCCATGTTTCGGAGTTACGATGAAACGGCGTAACGTCCGACATAAGGGTTGCTGCGCATCTCGGCAGCGAAGGTCGACATCGGACCGTGGCCGGGGATGAATTTGATGTCTTCTCCCAGCGGCCAGAGCTTGTTGACGATCGAATCGATCAGGGTTTGGTAATCGCCTTTCGGGAAATCGGTGCGGCCGATCGAACCTTTGAACAAGACGTCGCCGACCAGCGCCAGCCGTTCAGTTTCGCTGAAAAACACCACATGGCCGGGGGTATGGCCCGGGCAGTGGATGACCTGTAACACTTCGTCGCCGACCTTAACCGTATCGCCGTCGTTCAACCAGCGTTGCGGCGTGAAGCCGGCCGATTCCGGGAAACCGAACATCCGGCATTGCTCGGGCAATAATTTGATCCAGAAATCGTCTTCCAACTGCGGGCCGATGATAGGCAGCGACAGCTTGGCGGCCAATTCGGCAGTGCCGCCGACATGGTCCAAATGGCCGTGGGTCAACAGCAGCGACTCCAGTTCCACGCCTTGGTTTTGCACTTCCTCCAGCAATAAATTGATGTCGCCTCCGGGATCCACCAAGGCGGCTTTATTGCTGTGTTCGCAGATAAGCAGGGTGCAGTTTTGTTGGTAGGGCGTAACCGGGATGATGGTGTAGCGCATGTCTGTGCGGTCCGAGAAAGGCGCCGACGTATAACTTGCCGGCGCCGAAAGGCTAGATGTTAAGCAATAGATGCGCCGGGGCTTCCAGGCATTCCTTGATTATACCGAGGAATTGTACCGCTTCCTTGCCGTCTACCAGGCGGTGGTCGTAAGACAAAGCCAGGTACATGATCGGGCGGATCACGATTTCGCCGTTCTCGACCACCGGCCGGTCCTTGATCGCGTGCATGCCCAAAATGGCGCATTGTGGCGGATTCAAAATCGGCGTGGACAACATCGAACCGAAGATGCCACCGTTGGTGATGGTAAAGGTGCCGCCGCTGAGGTCCTCGACGCTGATCGAGCCGTTGCGGGCCTTGTTGCTGAAATCGTGGATGCCTTTTTCGATGCCGGCGAAATCCAGTTGGTCGGCGTCGCGCAAAATCGGCACGATTAGGCCGCGTTGGGTCGTCACGGCGATGCCGATGTCATAGTAGCCGTGGTAGATGATGTCGTTGCCGTCGATCGAGGCGTTGATGGCCGGGAAGCGCTTTAAAGCTTCGATCGAAGCCTTGACGAAAAACGACATGAAGCCGAGTTTGATGTTGTGTTTGGCTTCGAAACGGTCTTTATATTGGTTGCGCAGCTCGATCACTGCTTTCAGATTGACCTCGTTGAACGTGGTCAACATCGCGGCGTTTTGTTGGGCCTGCAACAGGCGTTCGGCAACCTTGGCCCGCAGCCGGGTCATCGGTACCCGTTGTTCCGGCCGCAATGCGGCGATGGCCGTCGCCGAAAGCGGCGAATGGCTGGTGTCGGCCGCCGGTGCGGCAGCGGCCGGCGCCGGTTCCGGCTGCGCTTGTTGGTCGTGCATAAAGTCCAGCACATCGCTCTTCAGAATCCGGCCGTGTTTGCCGGAGCCCTGGATCGAGTTGGGGTCCAGCTCGTTTTCGGCTACCAGTTTGCGTACCGACGGGCTGAGCGGGGCATCTTCCTGCTTCGCCGCAGCCGGGGCCGCCTTGGCGCTTTGCGCGTCCAGTTTGGCCAGCAATTGGCCGCCGACCACGGTTTCGCCGTCTTGAACGACGATGGCTTCCAGCGTGCCGGACTTGGGGGCCGGTACTTCCAGAATCACCTTGTCGGTTTCCAGATCGGCCAGATTTTCGCCTTCGTTGACCCATTCCCCGGTCTGTTTGTGCCATGCGACCAGTGTGGCGTCGGACACCGATTCGGGGAGGCTGGGTACCAAAATATCAAAGCTCATGTTTGTTTCCTTCGTTGTTTCCATAGAGAGCGGCATGAACTACCGCACGTTGTTCTTGTAAGTGGGTTTTGTAGTTGCCCACCGCCGGCGCCGCGCAAGGCGGGCGGCCGGCATAATGAATCGGAATGTTGTTATCCACCAAGTCGAAGAAATGGTGTTTGCTTTGGTACCAGGCGCCCTGGTTTTTCGGTTCCTCCTGGCACCAGTAGATTTGTTCCAGATTAGGGAATTTGTCAATCTCCTGTTTGAATCGGTCGTTTGGAAACGGGTACAGTTGTTCGATACGGACGATGGCAACGTGTTGCAATCCGTCTGCGCGCCGGGTCTCCAACAGATCGTAGTAAACCTTGCCGGCGCACAGAATCAAGCGGGTGACGTGAAACGGATCGATATCGTCCTGTTCGCCGATCACGGTCTGAAATTCGCCGTTGACCAGTTCGTCCAGCTCCGACACCGCCAGTTTATGGCGCAGCAGGCTTTTCGGGCTCATCACGATCAGCGGCTTGCGGTATTCGCGCACCACTTGCCGGCGCAGCAAATGGAAAATTTGCGCCGGGGTGGTCGGTACGCAAACCTGGATATTCTGGTCCGCGCACAATTGCAGATAACGCTCCAGCCGGGCCGAGGAATGCTCCGGGCCTTGGCCTTCGAAACCGTGCGGTAACAGCATCACCAAGCCGCTGAGTTTGCCCCATTTGGTTTCGCCGGAGCTGATGAATTGGTCGATCACGACTTGGGCGCCGTTGGCGAAGTCGCCGAATTGGGCTTCCCAGATGACCAGCTTGTTCGGCTCGGTCGAGCTATAGCCGTATTCGAAACCGAGCACGCCGGCTTCCGACAGCAGCGAGTTGAAGATCTGCGCCCGGCCTTGGTTTTCGGCCAGATGTTTCAGCGGAATATAGTTTTCGCCGTTGGCTTGGTTCAACAGAATGGCGTGGCGGTGAGAAAAGGTGCCGCGGCCGATGTCCTGACCGGTCAGGCGCAAGTCGTAGCCGTCCATCAACACCGTGGCGTAAGCCATGTTTTCGGCAAAGCCCCAATCCATCGGCATTTCCCCGGCCGCCATCTTGTTGCGGTCTTCCATCACCTTGGCGACGCGCGGGTGCAATTCGAAACCCTCGGGAAACGATTGCAGGCGCTGGTTGCAGAACCGAATGCGTTCCAGCGTCACCGCGGTCTCGGACGGCATGTCCCAATGTTTGTTCAAAAACCGTTCCCAGCGTGCCGAGTAAGAATAAGCCTTGTTTTCGATGATGGGCCGCGAGACCGGCAGGCCCTCGTTCAACTGTTGCAGATAATGTTGTTCCAGTTGGTGTACGCCGGCCTGGTCGATGACGCCGTCGGCGATCAGTTGTTGCGCATAGATTTGCGGCGGCGTCAGATGGTCGCGGATGGCTTTGTACATCATGGGCTGGGTCGCGGCCGGCTCGTCGGCCTCGTTATGGCCGTGGCGGCGGTAGCAAATCAAATCGATCACCACGTCTTTATGAAACGTGTTGCGGTAATCCAGCGCCAACTGGGTGATAAAAATTACGGCTTCGGGATCGTCGCCGTTGACGTGGAACACCGGCGCCTGAATCATGTTGGCCACATCGGTGCAGTACAAGGTCGAGCGGGCGTCGAACGGATTGCTGGTGGTAAAGCCGATTTGGTTGTTGATGACGATATGCACGGTACCGCCGGTCGAAAACGCCCGGGTCTCCGACATGTTCAGCGTTTCCATGACAATGCCTTGGCCGGCGAACGCCGCGTCGCCGTGGATCAAGATCGGCACGATCGCATCGATGCCGCCGACGCCGTGCCTGTCTTGGCGGGCTTTGACCGAGCCTTCCACGACCGGGTTGATGATCTCCAAATGCGACGGGTTGAACGCCAGCGTCAAATGGATCGGGCCGCCGGGCGTGGCGATATTCGACGAAAAGCCCTGGTGGTATTTGACGTCGCCGGTCAGCACGCCCGGCGACGAGGTGTGGGTGCCCTCGAATTCGCCGAACAGCACGGCCGGGCTTTTACCGAGAATATTGATCAATACGTTGAGCCGGCCGCGGTGGGCCATGCCGATTACGATTTCCTTGATCTTGTGTTCGCCGGCGCGCTGAATCAATTCGTCGAGAATCGGGATCAGCGATTCGCCGCCTTCCAGCGAAAAGCGCTTTTGGCCGACGTATTTGCGGTGCAGGAATTTTTCCAGGCCTTCGGCGGCGATCAAAAGCTTCAACAACCAGATGCGTTTTTCCGGATGGCTGGAGAAATCGGGTTTGGCACCTTCCAGCTTGTCCTTGATCCATCGCTTGGACTCGTCGTCAACGATGTGCATATACTCGCTGCCGATGCTGCCGCAGTAGATTTCCTTCAAGGTTTGCAGGATGGCCTTCAGCGGCAGGCGGTCGATGCCGCACAAACCGCCGGTATCGAATAGCGTGCTCATATCGGCTTCGGTCAAGCCGTAATACAGCGGATCCAGATCGGCCGGGACGGTCTTCGATTCGCGCAACGGATTGTTGGCGGCGATTTGGTGGCCCTTGACCCGGTAATGGTTGA
Above is a window of Methylomonas koyamae DNA encoding:
- the ribBA gene encoding bifunctional 3,4-dihydroxy-2-butanone-4-phosphate synthase/GTP cyclohydrolase II is translated as MNSIEEIIGDLRLGKMVIIMDDEDRENEGDLLMAAEFVRPEDINFMAKYGRGLICLTLTRERCQQLRLPLMVNDNRTPYTTNFTVSIEAAEGVTTGISAADRALTVQAAVAKHAQPGDLVQPGHIFPLMAQAGGVLNRAGHTEAGCDLARLAGVEPAAVIVEILNDDGSMARRPDLEAFAERHNLKIGTIADLIHYRIKHENTLERISECVYPTEFGDFRLYAYQDCNDDNVHLALVMGDVAGDEPVLVRVHARNLIDDLLFSKRSDCSLPVREALKNIAEAGRGVLVLIRQKENNKDLVELIHSYQMQDHGVKHGRDLSADADWRTTGAGSRILSDLGVRRLKVMGAQKKYIGLSGFDLEVVEHIDAGN
- the ribH gene encoding 6,7-dimethyl-8-ribityllumazine synthase, coding for MATVTTVEGNFSAQGGKFCIVSSRFNSFIVEQLEGGAIDALVRHGADRNDITLVKAPGAFELPMVVQRIAAGKKYDAIIALGAVIRGGTPHFEYVAGECVKGIAQVALQYDIPVAFGVLTVDSIEQAIERAGTKAGNKGAEAALSAIEMVSLFQALNGNQGS
- the nusB gene encoding transcription antitermination factor NusB, whose amino-acid sequence is MSQAKTNARKCAVQALYQWQMSGDSLTRIETYFLEEEHLKGAQKTYFSELFHGVPKQLDVIDAALAEFVDRPVEKIDPVERAILRIGAYELINRLETPYKVIINEGVNLAKDFGADGSHKYVNGILDKVAQKQRAQEIAAKQRHKSGD
- the thiL gene encoding thiamine-phosphate kinase, with amino-acid sequence MALGEFDLIRRFFAGTALQHPFNQLGIGDDCALLNLPDSYQIAVTADTMVENVHFFADVDPNALGHKVLAVNLSDLAAMGAEPFAVTLALTLPKVDEAWLQGFADGFLALAGQYRVDLVGGDTTAGPLTLTVQAMGAVPRGQALLRSGARPGDLIFVSGPLGNAGLGLKIRQGLPGADGGLALQSFDRPLPRIEIGLALRGVASACIDISDGLAADLGHILQQSGVGAVIDWDNLPLSAPVREYIATSSDWTLPLSAGDDYELCFTVPMAAAAKVPSGCHCVGAVEAESGLRIRRAGRIEQLQARGYQHFA
- a CDS encoding phosphatidylglycerophosphatase A family protein, whose product is MSILLREYYGNNRLSARQILCDPVLFLAFGFGSGLSRFMPGTFGTAAAIPLYLLLAQTGSVVYAVVTMVAIVAGVAICGRAAHKLGVHDFGGIVWDEIAGFLVTMLGVSLSWQSLLAGFALFRLFDILKPWPIKWLDRQVDGGLGIMLDDVAAGGVACLILHYWF
- a CDS encoding heme-binding protein; the protein is MNSKLVLGASLAALLNAGIVSADWDFAGGKGIGSACKGLPSHAALKTALDQAVSAETSGLNLHMWATIVNRDGVVCAVAYSGINRAAQWPASRVISAQKANTANSLSLDSSSASAGSGMNKGLALSTANLYSAVQPGGSLFGLQESNPVNTEAAYGGNQGLYGTPVDPLVGKKIGGVNVFGGGLGLYAAGQTLVGGVGLSGDTSCADHNIAWRVRNNLGLDHIHGVGGVSGDALRPDNIVYDIGADGKSAGGFGHPTCLNSTSAAELPAGIP
- a CDS encoding MBL fold metallo-hydrolase; the protein is MRYTIIPVTPYQQNCTLLICEHSNKAALVDPGGDINLLLEEVQNQGVELESLLLTHGHLDHVGGTAELAAKLSLPIIGPQLEDDFWIKLLPEQCRMFGFPESAGFTPQRWLNDGDTVKVGDEVLQVIHCPGHTPGHVVFFSETERLALVGDVLFKGSIGRTDFPKGDYQTLIDSIVNKLWPLGEDIKFIPGHGPMSTFAAEMRSNPYVGRYAVSS
- the odhB gene encoding 2-oxoglutarate dehydrogenase complex dihydrolipoyllysine-residue succinyltransferase, which gives rise to MSFDILVPSLPESVSDATLVAWHKQTGEWVNEGENLADLETDKVILEVPAPKSGTLEAIVVQDGETVVGGQLLAKLDAQSAKAAPAAAKQEDAPLSPSVRKLVAENELDPNSIQGSGKHGRILKSDVLDFMHDQQAQPEPAPAAAAPAADTSHSPLSATAIAALRPEQRVPMTRLRAKVAERLLQAQQNAAMLTTFNEVNLKAVIELRNQYKDRFEAKHNIKLGFMSFFVKASIEALKRFPAINASIDGNDIIYHGYYDIGIAVTTQRGLIVPILRDADQLDFAGIEKGIHDFSNKARNGSISVEDLSGGTFTITNGGIFGSMLSTPILNPPQCAILGMHAIKDRPVVENGEIVIRPIMYLALSYDHRLVDGKEAVQFLGIIKECLEAPAHLLLNI
- a CDS encoding 2-oxoglutarate dehydrogenase E1 component, with amino-acid sequence MSSLLKEFEESSSLYGGNAHYVEYLYEQYLNAPETINPSWRARFDAIRSGSTEDTPHSTIIDRFERLAIAEPGKLARMQGFTEQSVKKQSAVARLINHYRVKGHQIAANNPLRESKTVPADLDPLYYGLTEADMSTLFDTGGLCGIDRLPLKAILQTLKEIYCGSIGSEYMHIVDDESKRWIKDKLEGAKPDFSSHPEKRIWLLKLLIAAEGLEKFLHRKYVGQKRFSLEGGESLIPILDELIQRAGEHKIKEIVIGMAHRGRLNVLINILGKSPAVLFGEFEGTHTSSPGVLTGDVKYHQGFSSNIATPGGPIHLTLAFNPSHLEIINPVVEGSVKARQDRHGVGGIDAIVPILIHGDAAFAGQGIVMETLNMSETRAFSTGGTVHIVINNQIGFTTSNPFDARSTLYCTDVANMIQAPVFHVNGDDPEAVIFITQLALDYRNTFHKDVVIDLICYRRHGHNEADEPAATQPMMYKAIRDHLTPPQIYAQQLIADGVIDQAGVHQLEQHYLQQLNEGLPVSRPIIENKAYSYSARWERFLNKHWDMPSETAVTLERIRFCNQRLQSFPEGFELHPRVAKVMEDRNKMAAGEMPMDWGFAENMAYATVLMDGYDLRLTGQDIGRGTFSHRHAILLNQANGENYIPLKHLAENQGRAQIFNSLLSEAGVLGFEYGYSSTEPNKLVIWEAQFGDFANGAQVVIDQFISSGETKWGKLSGLVMLLPHGFEGQGPEHSSARLERYLQLCADQNIQVCVPTTPAQIFHLLRRQVVREYRKPLIVMSPKSLLRHKLAVSELDELVNGEFQTVIGEQDDIDPFHVTRLILCAGKVYYDLLETRRADGLQHVAIVRIEQLYPFPNDRFKQEIDKFPNLEQIYWCQEEPKNQGAWYQSKHHFFDLVDNNIPIHYAGRPPCAAPAVGNYKTHLQEQRAVVHAALYGNNEGNKHEL